In Delphinus delphis chromosome X, mDelDel1.2, whole genome shotgun sequence, the DNA window CTGTCGATCTAGATGTGAGTCCCCTGCCCGACCATCATGCCTGTCCCCCACTCCCCGCCTCCCCTACCCACACAGCTTCCTGTTTCTCTCCTCCACACACCATCCCCCGTACATCACACCTGGTCCTCTCACCCCTAGTTCCTTCCTGACAAACTCCCTCAGGTTCTCAGACCTGCACTGaacattcatttcttctttatcccAAATTTCCTTCATGGACCCTGGCTCCCCAGTTACCTTTCATACAACTCCATCTGCTCCCAGACCATTCTAGGGTAGGAGCAGTATTCTGGAATCCTTGAATGGCCTCTTCCATCTAGTCTAGTGGTTCTGAACTGGGGGCAATTTTACCTCCTCCCTACCCACCGGGGACATATGGCaatgttttcagatatttttgtcTGTCAGAGCTGGGCAGGTCACAACTtgtgctactggcatccagtgaGTAGAGACCAGGATGCTGATAAACATTGCACGATGCACAGGGCAGGCACCTACGACAAAGAATTATCtcgccccaaatgtcagtagcaTGTACGCTGAGAACCCCTGCACTGTTATATAGCTACAGATCTACAAGGTTAAGCTTGGAAACTGTCAGATACGGAACCTTTTCATGCTAAACTTCCAGGAACAGCtaatctttctgttcctcaacTGGGAGAGGGGGGCGGGGTGTTGCCATGAAACAGCTACCACATTATCAGGAATCTGCAGAAAGAGAGGCAAGGAGATTCCCCGCTCCCTCAATTTACTACCAACTTTTAGAGAAAGTACTGGACTACAACTTTTGAATGCCTTTCTGTCTCTACAAGATAGTGCCACTTTTTGGAAAGAGAATAGCAACTTATTATTTTAACAGTTTATCAAATGCAAGATTTCATGTGGTGAATGCAGTAACGTTTCGGAGCCCTCCtttcccaattttattttcttcaacctTCAACCTTCTTTGAATATGAGAGTATTTGCTGGATCAGAAAAACACTGTAGAGGTGTCTCTGTTCAGCAAAACTGACTgcctttgttttaatttaaagtgGATGAATTCTTTCTTAAGAATGCCCTTGTTTCTCAGAAACTGGCCCCCCAAGTCGCTTGTTCCCTTAGAGCTGAGTTTCTTGGAACTCTGTTTCTAACTAAGCAGTGAAAATGCTCACTAACAGATTTCATTGGTCAGTCTAACctcttttttttccactcttGCCAGTCTCTTCCCTCTGCACCCAGTTATCTTCAGCATGGGGGAACAGAACCACTCTCCTGGGAAGGAGCTTCAGCACTGGACACGAACAGAGTCTCCGGGAAAGAGAAGCTGGCACTCCCAGGCCTACGCCCTTGGGGCCGTTTCCAACTTTATGTCTACTTTTCTGACCTTTCCTATCTATAAGGTTGTGTTCCGGCAACAGATCCATGCTGTGGCGGTGTCAGAGGCTGTGCGGCAGCTTTGGCATGAAGGCCCTCAATATTTCTACCGGGGAATCTACCCGCCTCTTCTCTCCAAGACGTTGCAAGGGACTCTGCTGTTTGGGACTTATGATAGCCTGCTGTATTGTCTCTCCCCTGTTGGGCCACACTCCCTGGGACACCGCTGGGCTGCAGGGCTCATGTCTGGTGTAGTGGAGGCTGTGGCACTCAGCCCCTTTGAAAGGGTGCAAAATGTGCTCCAGGATGGTCGCAAGCAAGCTCGCTTTCCCAGCACCTTCAGCATTCTCAAGGAATTCCACTCTTATGGGCTTTGGGGGCGGCTGTCGCTGGGTTACTATCGCGGTTTCTGGCCTGTCCTTCTCAGGAACAGCCTGGGGAGTGCTCTGTATTTCTCCTtcaaggatcccattcaggatAGCTTGGCAGAGCAAGGCCTGCCCCATTGGGTTCCTGCCTTGGTGTCTGGGAGTGTCAATGGAACAATCACCTGCCTAGTTCTGTATCCTCTGATTGTGCTAGTTGCCAATATGCAGTCCCATATTGGCTGGCAGAGCATGCCAAGCCTGTGGGCCTCTGCCCAGGACGTGTGGGACACTCGGGGCCGAAAGGTGTTCCTGATCTACCGTGGAGGTTCCCTGGTCATCCTAAGGTCCAGCGTGACATGGGGCATCACTACTGCTATCCATGACTTCCTCCAGAGGAGGTATCGTTCCAGGAAAGAGCTGAAAGACTGACTAGCTGCAGGCAGTGTGGCCATGGCAACTTGTTATTCTAAGCTTTCCTGGGTTGGTTTAAATAGCTTACTTCTTTAGCTTGGTCACCTAATACAACTATTCTTTAGAATCTTTCAACTGTCATTGCACTCGAGAAGTCCCCAACTACCAGCCTATTGGGCAAAGACAAAGCCAACAGTGTTCCTTGGTTAGCAAAAGAAATTCACCCCGGTCTATCCACAGCTTCAACAGGCTCAGACCCAGGAAGCCTTTAAGTAACTGGTAACCCACATGAAATGTCATTCCTTTAAGGAATTCACTGACTCTAAAAGATATGAATAAGAGGAAACTCTAAAAGGTGACCTTAATTAGGCACTGTGAGTTCTGGGACCCCTCCAGTTGTCCTCTGGACCAAACTGAGTGGAGGACCAGGAATTCCAATTTCAGAGAACTAAGCTTGACTCTTAGGATGGGGATTCCATAGACTTTCTCAGATGGCTACATTTTCATGACATTGTTCACTACTCCTGCCACCACCACTCTCACTTCTCAAGGCTATGGGTACTAGTTTCAGGGTAGCAGTTATGGCTGGAAATCCTGAGTTAGACTTGCCTCAACTGATCATGTGCCACAAGAACTGAGGGCAGTGGGAAGAAGTGTGGTCCCTGGATGGATGGGAAGAATAGACTTTGAGGGAATAGGTTTAGTTGCATGCAGAATAGATAATTCTACTATAGGTTGATTGGTGTTAAATGCTGGGACATTTTTGATAGCAAGGCAATAACATTGCCTAGAAACCACTTGAGGTTCCCTAAGAAATCTGGAACTGGAATGACTATATCTCTTCATAAATAATTGCATATTTTATTGCTGTGGATAAATATAGTTACTGTGACATAAGTTAAAGATCTGAAATTATAGCCTGTCATTCAGAGCCATTCAAAATATGGTCCTCATAAAACTTGTAGCATTTTATCACACCATTCCCACTTACATAGATCCTATATCCTAGCCAAACTGGACTATTGTTCCCTCCCCAAACATGCCACTAGCTTTCCCATGGCCATGCTTTGGCCCACACTATTTTCTCCACCTGCAATATCCATTCTCCACATGCCAGTCTGCCAAAATCCTTCTGGTTTCTCAAAGCCCAGCTCAGATGCCACCTTCTCTAAGGAGCCTTTTCTGATTATCCCTAACTGAATGTGATTGCCCCTAACTGAATGTGACATTAGTCTCGTGTGATGCCCCTCTCCAATATTCATATGTGGCACTGATTCCATTATGTCACTGATTTCATGTGGGCTGTGTTCTTGATGTTCTTCAATACCTCCTACTAGACTGTAAAACTCCTTGAAAGCAGGGATTcttgtacacatttttaaatctCCCATTGTGcttaggtgctcaataatgttGGCTGAATTATTGAATTGATTATCAAGCTGTGATATGGTCTTTATCCTCAGGGTGCTGTCCCTTGTACATGAAGATAATGTTATTGATTCACTGTCATTAAGACCTGCCTTTGGGGTGTGGTTTTTGCTTTATTAGTGGATTTAGTTTTGTGCTAATGATAATGATGCTGCTGCAGATGATAATAGTAACAACAGTAATTAAAGATGACTTTCAACTGGGACATTTGATGAGTTTGTGTTATTGGTGACATGTTTGTTGTTGACAGCACTGTAGGATCTGAAATTTCACAGAGACATTGCCTAATGGTCCGATTCATTTTAACTCTGGAATTTTGAGGATTTCCAAGATGACATATGTTGCAGTTTTTCCCTTATAGATGATATCATGTAATGATCTCCACTTGCACCTCCTTACCAAACCAAAATTGCCATTTATAATGATCTGACTGTAGATCCTAGCTGTGGGGATTCCTCACTGaatatcaaagaaattaaagacacagcTATAAGCAATATGAGATCAGAAAGCATTTGCCAGCAAGGTCAACAGAAAATGGCTGGTCCAGAATCGCTGCAGATGAGTTCCCATGTCTGATCCCTGTGCAGACTTAGATGGGGTGGGACAGTACTCTGCTTGCAGATTCAAGTATGGGGAACACAGAGTTTgtacaagggaaggaaaagtagAAGAGCAGCTATTTCTATTTAAAGGCTAGCTTTCAGAAtgaaaaaaagtatttacaaAAATCATTACTTAGCTAATGGCTTTGgtttttaagctgaaaagaagGGGATAAACTCTCGTACTCCCCCACTTTTCTTATTCAAGAGATGCATTTATTTCCAAGTACACTGTCCATTTCCACTTATGTCACTGTGTCAGTCCATGTGTCAgttcttcatttaaaattcttatttagaaataattttgaacTTCTAGAAAAGTTGCCAGCATAAGTAGAGTTTAAAGAATACCCATAAaccatttgctttattatttgagAACTCATTCTCTGTCTACACACACATGGTAGTTTTTCCTGAACTATCTGAgttgtaatttttaatatttctagatTCAGTATTTGTAGattcaaattcttttaaaaagactaaGAGCTTTATCTCTATGACACTGGcacagttattacagaatattagaaaatgaaaactcatgGCATATTTTAAAGCTACATTAGTGATAATTGTTTAAATTTActatatttgcctttttaaatactttacattATGTGTGTTAATACTTGAAGCTATGCAATTATAAACATGAATTTACAACTAAATCATGTTATAAttgaaatagtttatttttacagATTGATTCATATAAAAACCTaggtaaaattctaaaattatatagaCCAATCAACTTTCCCCATTTAAATCTTCTAAGTAAAATTTAAGAGTGTAATGGTTTTCTagtaattttaaatatcaatatttagtTTTGTGGtgttaatattatattttctgacatttaaaaaatggcgTTTGGACTTgagatcaataaaataaagaggtAATAAAAACCTACGTCTGtttaaaacttataaaatataGAAGTTGACACTAAAGCTACTTGGTAcagaaagttgaaagaaaaagaataaaaatccctGTCTGAGCTCTGTGTATTTTTGTCTAAATATAAACTACATCAGCTTCCTAACGCTCAAGGTGAAATAATGAGTAACTAATGTATTAAAACTATTATCATAAGTATATGGTTTATGaagatttaattttgcttttaacatttagTTTTAAACATTAAACAGCATTATAATTTAACAATGTGTTTGGGATAACTGCATATAGTGTAGTatattaaagttaataaaataatgttgTATAGGAGATAAAAAACATGATAActcaggaaaaaagtgaaaagttttCCTAAAAGAATAAggtaaaaaatactgtatttcccTATTCTGTTTACTCTCcaacttctctgtttctttcataccaacttccttttcctcaaaTCTTCAacacctcctcccccatcctcagTCCCATTTCATGACCTTACTTTCTATTTCATTAGGAAAAGAGAAGCATTCAGAAGAGAACTGCCAGttaaaagaacatttataaaGCTATTGCCCATGTAATGACCATCCAAGACAAGAAATGCAACATCTTGATAACCCCCACCCCTAGTCCTCCTGCATTCCAGGCCCCTCACTGATGACCTTCCTCCACCCATCCTAGAGATAACTCCTATCCTGACTATTATGATATCATTTCGTTACTTTTCTTTATAGATTTATCTTCTTGTTACCAGAAGGGGGACACCTTCaagggcctgagagtgggctcttgtctaacactcagaaatgaattgtccgaggagacacatatactgacaaagcaaaagactttactGGGGAGGAGCACCTGGGCAGCAGGgtaaggaaacacaggagaactgctctgccacatggctcgcagtctcaggGTTTATGGTGgtggggttagtttccgggttgtctctggccagtcatcttgtCTGTGCCCATATTtagtctgactcagggtccttcctggtggcgtgtgcatctctcagccaagatggattccaccgTGAaggtttctgggaggttggcagaacatattatgggctggcatttcctccttccttttggcCCCTCCTGAATTCTTCTGGCTGGCTGTAGCTTGTCAGTTCTATGTTCCTtatcaggacctcctgttgtgagataACTCATGCAAGCAGTTATTATCCTGCCTGGCCAGGGAGGGCAGTTTCAGTCAACGGTTCCCTAACATTCCGTATAAGCATCCCTAAACAGCacagttttattttacagatatttgaactctatatactttatatacttGGAATTGTGACTACTTCTTTCATattatttgtgagattcatccatattgttgcaggTAGTTgtagttatttcatttttctaaactgtgataaatttactttaaaaagattttttaaagagaagttttaggttcacagcaaatttGAGAGGAAGGTATGGGAGAATTCCCATATACGCCCTGCTGCCACAGGTACATAGCCTCACCAATTATCACCCTCccacaccagagtggtacatttgttacaactgacaAATCTAtattgatacatca includes these proteins:
- the LOC132418921 gene encoding solute carrier family 25 member 53 isoform X1, coding for MGEQNHSPGKELQHWTRTESPGKRSWHSQAYALGAVSNFMSTFLTFPIYKVVFRQQIHAVAVSEAVRQLWHEGPQYFYRGIYPPLLSKTLQGTLLFGTYDSLLYCLSPVGPHSLGHRWAAGLMSGVVEAVALSPFERVQNVLQDGRKQARFPSTFSILKEFHSYGLWGRLSLGYYRGFWPVLLRNSLGSALYFSFKDPIQDSLAEQGLPHWVPALVSGSVNGTITCLVLYPLIVLVANMQSHIGWQSMPSLWASAQDVWDTRGRKVFLIYRGGSLVILRSSVTWGITTAIHDFLQRRYRSRKELKD